One window of Gloeothece citriformis PCC 7424 genomic DNA carries:
- the hpnJ gene encoding hopanoid biosynthesis associated radical SAM protein HpnJ has protein sequence MKKTLFLSPPSFDGFDGGAGARYQAKREITSFWYPTWLAQPAALVPGSKLIDAPPHNQSVEDILKIAKDYELVIMHTSTPSLTNDVKCAEAIKAQNPQTQIGFIGAHVAVLPEQTLKENSIIDFVCRNEFDYTCKDIAEGKPFQEIKGLSYRDQQGNIQHTPERELIHDWDSMPSVLPVYDRDLDINKYFIGYLLHPYISFYTGRGCPAKCSFCLWPQTIGGHQYRAKSPEAVAREMEEAKSLFGDKVREYMFDDDTFTIDKQRAIAISEHLKRLKLTWSCNARANLDYDTLKQLKNNGLRLLLVGFESGNQQILDGIRKGIKLEVAKKFMENCHKLGIKVHGTFILGLPDETQETIDETIRFACEINPHTIQVSIAAPYPGTELYQQALINNWFTDKNLVANSGIQLSPLEYPNLSSAQIEAGIERLYRSFYFRPRAIIPIVQEMITDAQMLRRRLREGKEFFAYLKERQSRTLVKA, from the coding sequence ATGAAGAAAACCTTATTTTTAAGTCCCCCGTCTTTTGATGGGTTTGATGGGGGTGCAGGTGCAAGATACCAAGCAAAACGAGAAATCACCTCTTTTTGGTATCCCACTTGGTTAGCGCAACCCGCCGCCTTAGTACCCGGCAGTAAACTCATTGATGCACCCCCCCATAATCAAAGCGTTGAGGATATCCTAAAAATTGCTAAAGACTATGAATTAGTCATCATGCACACTAGCACTCCCTCCTTGACAAATGACGTAAAATGTGCTGAAGCCATCAAAGCGCAAAATCCCCAGACACAAATAGGATTTATTGGCGCTCATGTAGCGGTTTTACCGGAGCAAACCTTAAAAGAGAACTCGATTATCGATTTTGTTTGTCGGAACGAATTTGATTATACTTGTAAAGACATAGCCGAAGGTAAACCCTTTCAAGAGATTAAAGGACTGAGTTATCGAGATCAACAAGGGAATATTCAACACACCCCAGAACGGGAATTAATTCACGATTGGGACTCTATGCCAAGTGTCTTACCTGTTTACGATCGAGATCTCGACATTAACAAATATTTTATCGGCTATTTACTCCATCCTTACATCTCATTTTACACCGGACGGGGTTGTCCAGCTAAATGTTCTTTTTGTTTATGGCCGCAAACCATCGGAGGACATCAATATCGCGCCAAAAGTCCTGAAGCAGTCGCACGAGAAATGGAGGAAGCTAAATCTCTATTTGGGGACAAAGTGCGAGAATATATGTTTGATGATGACACCTTTACCATTGATAAACAACGAGCGATCGCTATTAGTGAACATTTAAAGCGCTTAAAATTAACGTGGAGTTGCAACGCTAGAGCGAATTTAGATTATGATACCCTCAAACAATTAAAAAATAATGGGTTACGATTATTATTAGTCGGATTTGAGTCCGGCAATCAACAGATTTTGGATGGAATTAGAAAAGGAATTAAATTAGAAGTGGCTAAAAAATTTATGGAAAACTGCCACAAATTAGGGATTAAAGTTCACGGGACATTTATTCTCGGATTACCGGACGAAACCCAAGAAACCATTGATGAAACCATTCGTTTTGCTTGTGAGATTAATCCCCATACCATTCAAGTTTCTATTGCTGCTCCCTATCCGGGGACAGAACTTTACCAACAAGCGCTCATTAATAATTGGTTTACCGATAAAAATTTAGTCGCTAATTCAGGAATTCAATTATCCCCCTTAGAATATCCTAATCTATCTTCAGCCCAAATTGAGGCAGGAATTGAGCGATTATATCGGAGTTTTTACTTCCGTCCTCGCGCTATTATTCCTATTGTGCAAGAAATGATTACCGATGCTCAAATGCTGCGACGACGCTTAAGAGAAGGAAAAGAATTTTTTGCCTATCTCAAAGAACGTCAAAGTCGGACGCTTGTTAAAGCATAA
- a CDS encoding BrnT family toxin: protein MNVLYQLQGVEFEWDVNKAQSNLEKHGVTFEEAAEVFFDPFYQFGDATPMTNISCEQRQFIIGYSLQQRLLLVVYVERTQKNRIISARLATRTERKLYEQA, encoded by the coding sequence ATGAACGTCCTTTACCAACTTCAAGGTGTTGAGTTTGAGTGGGATGTAAACAAAGCCCAAAGTAACTTAGAAAAACATGGAGTAACGTTCGAGGAAGCGGCTGAAGTCTTTTTTGACCCTTTTTATCAGTTCGGTGATGCTACTCCTATGACAAATATTAGTTGTGAACAGCGTCAATTTATCATTGGTTATTCCTTACAACAGCGTCTTTTATTGGTTGTTTATGTAGAAAGAACACAAAAAAACCGCATTATTTCTGCTCGTCTTGCAACTCGTACAGAGAGAAAACTTTATGAACAAGCCTGA
- a CDS encoding glycosyltransferase: MITLLQIILLLLTTASMVFYLGCALCTLGFKRDRPSTALNYNQPVSILISVCGLDSEAQANWSSFCQQDYPKYEVLFGVMDQNDEAIPILKDIVAQFRDRARLFYDLPVRGINHKISNMMYLYEASQYDTLVLADSDIEVTPNYLAAVTAPLSDPNIGMVTCGYFDYDPKSLGAAFAAFGRCFDFIPSVLVARFLDKGIKFAIGPTMVTHKSILEKYGGLQRVVNRIADDYQMGKMTAELGYRVELSDYILNNDCSDNKIREVFLRELRWARTVRLNRGAQYYGLILSYGTVYALLLLFLSGGNFLIISFSILALLTRLIQVLIAIYKFNCPKLLQWLPILPLRDLMSFIIWLKGTFGRQIYWRGRWLEIGNDG; this comes from the coding sequence ATGATAACTCTTTTACAGATAATTTTATTATTACTCACTACTGCCTCAATGGTATTTTATCTCGGTTGTGCGTTATGTACGCTCGGATTTAAACGCGATCGCCCTTCAACTGCTCTCAATTATAACCAACCTGTTTCTATTTTAATCTCCGTTTGTGGACTCGATAGCGAGGCGCAAGCGAATTGGAGTTCTTTTTGTCAGCAAGATTATCCTAAATATGAGGTTTTATTTGGGGTGATGGATCAAAATGATGAGGCTATTCCTATCTTAAAAGATATTGTAGCTCAATTTCGAGATCGCGCCCGGCTTTTTTATGATTTACCCGTCAGAGGCATTAATCATAAAATCAGTAATATGATGTATTTGTATGAAGCCTCCCAATATGACACTCTTGTATTAGCCGATAGTGATATTGAAGTAACGCCTAACTATTTAGCTGCGGTTACTGCCCCTTTAAGTGATCCTAACATTGGCATGGTCACTTGTGGATATTTTGATTATGATCCTAAATCCCTTGGGGCTGCTTTTGCTGCGTTTGGGCGCTGTTTTGATTTTATTCCTAGTGTATTAGTTGCCCGTTTTTTGGATAAAGGGATTAAGTTTGCTATTGGCCCTACAATGGTCACTCATAAATCTATCCTCGAAAAATATGGAGGATTACAACGGGTTGTTAATCGAATTGCCGATGATTATCAAATGGGAAAAATGACCGCAGAATTAGGCTATCGAGTTGAATTATCAGACTATATCCTGAATAATGATTGTAGTGATAATAAAATAAGAGAAGTCTTTTTACGTGAATTACGGTGGGCGAGAACCGTTCGGTTAAATCGAGGAGCCCAATATTACGGATTAATCTTGAGTTATGGGACAGTTTACGCCTTACTTTTATTATTCCTATCAGGAGGAAACTTTTTAATCATTAGTTTTTCTATCCTCGCTTTATTAACCAGATTAATTCAAGTCTTAATTGCCATTTACAAATTTAATTGTCCTAAATTATTACAATGGCTGCCGATTTTACCCCTTCGAGATCTAATGAGTTTTATCATTTGGTTAAAAGGGACTTTTGGACGACAAATTTATTGGCGAGGACGGTGGTTAGAAATCGGCAACGACGGATAA
- the hisH gene encoding imidazole glycerol phosphate synthase subunit HisH, producing the protein MAVIAVIDYDMGNLHSACKGLENAGATPKITDSARDIEQADAIVLPGVGSFDPAVYHLRSRDLEAPLKDAIASGKPFLGICLGLQILFDASEEGSQPGLGIISGVVRRFRSEPGLTIPHMGWNQLEYTQANLPLWQELPFNPYVYFVHSYYVDPIDPSVRAATVTHGSQKVTAAIAKDNIMAVQFHPEKSSSNGLKILSNFVNQIRVKAIA; encoded by the coding sequence ATGGCCGTAATTGCTGTTATAGACTATGACATGGGAAACCTGCACTCTGCCTGTAAAGGACTAGAAAACGCAGGAGCAACCCCCAAAATAACTGACTCTGCTAGAGACATTGAACAAGCAGATGCAATTGTATTACCCGGAGTCGGATCTTTTGATCCGGCGGTATACCATTTGCGATCGCGGGATCTAGAAGCACCACTCAAAGACGCTATTGCCAGTGGAAAACCGTTTTTAGGAATATGTTTAGGATTACAAATACTCTTTGATGCGTCAGAAGAGGGTTCACAACCCGGTTTAGGAATTATATCAGGGGTCGTGCGTCGTTTTCGGTCTGAACCTGGGTTAACGATTCCTCACATGGGATGGAATCAATTAGAATATACTCAAGCGAACCTCCCCCTATGGCAAGAATTACCCTTTAATCCCTATGTCTATTTTGTTCACTCCTACTATGTCGATCCCATCGATCCGAGTGTAAGAGCAGCTACCGTCACTCATGGATCGCAAAAAGTTACCGCAGCGATCGCCAAAGATAATATTATGGCCGTACAATTTCACCCGGAAAAATCTTCGAGTAATGGGTTAAAAATACTCTCTAATTTTGTGAATCAAATTAGAGTCAAAGCGATCGCTTAA
- the gatB gene encoding Asp-tRNA(Asn)/Glu-tRNA(Gln) amidotransferase subunit GatB, which yields MVTATPVKTEYEAIIGLETHCQLNTHSKIFCNCSTKFDSPPNTNVCPICLGYPGVLPVLNLEVLASAVKMGLAINGKIASYSKFDRKQYFYPDLPKNYQISQYDLPIVEQGSLEIEVVDKETKEVTRKTIGITRLHMEEDAGKLVHAGSDRLAGSTYSLVDFNRTGVPLLEIVSEPDLRSGQEAAEYAQELRRLVRYLGISDGNMQEGSLRCDVNISVRPKGQKKFGTKVEIKNMNSFSAIQKAIEYEIERQIEAIENGEPIRLETRLWEEGKQRTVTMRLKEGASDYRYFPEPDLPPIEVSQEQIETWKAQIPELPAQKRTRYETELGLSAYDARVLTDEREVAEYFETAVATGANAKLVANWVTQDIAAYLNNNKLNIGEIALKSEGLGELVNLIEEGTISGKIAKDILPELLTDGGSPKTLVEKKGLIQISDTGELEKIIDEVIASHPKELEKYRSGKKNLKGFFVGQVLKKTGGRADPKLTNQLLDKKLEA from the coding sequence ATGGTTACTGCTACACCTGTTAAAACCGAATACGAAGCAATTATCGGTTTAGAGACACACTGTCAACTTAATACCCATAGTAAAATTTTCTGTAACTGTTCCACTAAGTTCGACAGTCCTCCTAATACTAACGTCTGTCCTATCTGTTTAGGGTATCCGGGAGTATTACCCGTTCTTAACCTGGAAGTTCTCGCTTCTGCGGTTAAAATGGGATTGGCGATTAATGGAAAAATTGCCTCTTATAGTAAATTTGACCGGAAACAATATTTTTACCCAGATTTACCGAAAAATTACCAAATTTCTCAATATGACTTACCGATCGTGGAACAGGGATCGTTAGAAATAGAAGTCGTTGATAAAGAAACCAAAGAAGTTACCCGCAAAACTATCGGTATTACTCGTCTTCACATGGAAGAAGATGCAGGGAAATTAGTTCACGCAGGAAGCGATCGCCTAGCGGGATCAACTTACTCCTTAGTTGATTTTAACCGTACTGGTGTCCCCTTACTCGAAATCGTCTCAGAACCCGACTTAAGATCCGGACAAGAGGCGGCTGAATATGCCCAAGAATTACGCCGTCTGGTAAGATATTTGGGGATCAGTGACGGGAATATGCAAGAAGGTTCTCTACGGTGTGATGTGAATATTTCTGTACGCCCCAAGGGACAAAAGAAATTTGGTACAAAGGTAGAGATTAAAAATATGAACTCCTTTAGTGCCATTCAAAAAGCGATCGAATATGAAATAGAACGGCAAATAGAAGCGATCGAAAATGGTGAACCTATCCGCCTAGAAACTCGTCTTTGGGAAGAAGGGAAGCAACGTACCGTCACTATGCGTTTAAAAGAAGGGGCGAGTGACTATCGTTATTTCCCGGAACCGGATCTACCGCCTATTGAAGTTTCTCAAGAACAAATTGAAACCTGGAAAGCACAAATACCCGAACTTCCTGCCCAAAAACGCACTCGTTATGAGACAGAATTAGGGTTATCTGCTTATGATGCGAGAGTGTTAACCGATGAACGAGAAGTTGCGGAATATTTTGAAACGGCGGTTGCTACGGGTGCTAATGCTAAATTAGTCGCTAACTGGGTGACTCAAGATATAGCAGCTTATTTGAATAATAATAAACTCAATATCGGTGAAATTGCCCTCAAATCTGAAGGGTTAGGAGAGTTAGTTAATTTAATTGAAGAGGGGACAATTAGCGGTAAAATTGCTAAGGATATTTTACCTGAGTTGTTAACTGATGGCGGTTCTCCTAAAACGTTAGTTGAGAAAAAAGGATTAATTCAAATTTCCGACACGGGAGAATTAGAAAAAATCATTGATGAAGTGATCGCTAGTCATCCTAAAGAGTTAGAAAAGTATCGCAGTGGTAAGAAAAATCTGAAAGGATTTTTTGTCGGACAAGTGTTAAAGAAAACGGGAGGACGGGCAGATCCTAAATTAACTAATCAATTACTTGATAAAAAATTGGAAGCTTAA
- a CDS encoding CU044_2847 family protein, protein MSELQKLQINADGETYEIYIETKTNPSISEPTDQETSQRGGAKGISNIGFTHLQEVRKTIRGYAAYVLNAFKDFGVAEVEEVTLKFGIKIGGKAGIPYITEGTAESNLEVEVKCKFPPQQTH, encoded by the coding sequence ATGTCAGAACTTCAAAAATTGCAAATTAATGCAGATGGTGAAACCTACGAAATTTATATCGAAACTAAAACTAACCCCTCTATCTCTGAACCTACCGATCAAGAAACAAGTCAGCGTGGGGGTGCAAAAGGAATTAGTAATATCGGTTTTACTCACCTGCAAGAAGTCCGTAAAACGATTCGAGGATATGCTGCCTATGTTTTAAATGCCTTCAAGGATTTTGGTGTAGCTGAAGTTGAAGAAGTTACCCTTAAATTTGGGATAAAAATAGGGGGAAAAGCCGGCATTCCCTATATTACAGAAGGAACAGCCGAAAGTAACTTAGAAGTTGAGGTTAAGTGCAAATTTCCCCCTCAACAAACCCATTAA
- a CDS encoding DUF433 domain-containing protein, giving the protein MNWQERIIIDPDILVGKPVIKGTRLSVEFILDLLAQSWSENEIIENYPGITPEDIKACLSYARNALKNERVYPLKA; this is encoded by the coding sequence ATGAATTGGCAAGAACGTATTATTATTGATCCAGATATTTTAGTCGGGAAACCTGTGATTAAAGGAACTCGTCTTTCTGTTGAATTTATTCTAGATTTACTGGCTCAAAGCTGGTCAGAAAATGAAATAATAGAAAATTATCCGGGCATTACTCCAGAAGATATTAAAGCTTGTTTGAGTTATGCTAGAAATGCTTTAAAAAATGAACGAGTTTATCCGCTTAAAGCATAG
- a CDS encoding caspase, EACC1-associated type codes for MSRKFALLIGVSEYGEGIPPLNAPLNDVEAMGRILSNSVLGGFEVTPLLNPDPLEMRDAISKLFKNRDKEDLILFYFSGHGITDDERELYLTTRLSKKDNFEVNSVPASFIQKQSNNCYARRQILILDACYSGAIKKGWRSKSVDINLKSQLGGEGRAVLTSSSATRVSFEQEDGELSLYTQYLVEGVETGAADKNQDRMIHIAELHDYAKSKVQAVKPNAKPDILTDREGYEIILVNAPRNPEADYRQYVEEYSQEGELSELALDILRHKREILGLSNEQAEKIEQEVTEPFRRRKANLNKYRQAFQREVNKRYPFDESTQNLLQEYRQDVLGLRDEDIESIETEILAPIKVRLEEEVQRQKQAELEKQRREEEQQRQKQVELEKQHQEEEIQKQRQAEAKRQAKLERQRREEEAQRQAELDRQRREEEAQRQAELDRQRREEEAQRQAELDRQRREEEIQKQRQAEAKRQAKLERQRREEEAQRQAELDRQRREEEAQRQAELDRQRREEEIQKQRQAEAKRQAKLERQRREEEAQRQAELDRQRREEEIQKQRQAEAKRQAKLERQRREEEAQKRFNSERQQTTSQSSTISRRGILKIAGLTVIGGGGAITLGQLVKPKPRLKNIPNATTELKLPNSKVEFETVTINAKGEEIKRTRHQAKYFTENLGNGITLDMIAIPGGTFMMGSPEGEKGATQRERPQREVTVKPFYMGKFTITQAQWKAVASLPKVKRDLDLDPSNFKGDERPVERVSWFDAIEFCQRLSRETGRDYTLPSEAQWEYACRAGTTTPFYFGETITGELANYNATYTYGDEPKGEYRQQTTPVGQFPPNAFGLYDMHGNVWEWCLDDWHENYEGAPNDGSAWLNENDNDSQYKKGRSVLRGGSVTFSPDLCRCAFRLINDSRDFRDLNNGFRVVCGFGRT; via the coding sequence ATGTCTCGAAAGTTTGCTTTATTGATTGGAGTTAGTGAATACGGGGAAGGAATTCCGCCGTTAAATGCTCCTTTAAATGATGTTGAAGCAATGGGACGTATTTTGAGTAATTCGGTTTTAGGTGGATTTGAAGTGACACCTTTATTAAATCCTGATCCTCTTGAGATGCGAGACGCAATTTCTAAATTATTTAAAAATAGAGATAAAGAGGATTTAATATTATTTTACTTTTCTGGTCATGGTATTACTGATGATGAGAGAGAACTATATTTAACCACTCGTCTAAGTAAAAAAGATAACTTTGAAGTTAATTCAGTTCCTGCTAGTTTTATTCAAAAACAGTCTAATAATTGTTATGCAAGACGACAAATTTTAATTCTTGATGCCTGTTATAGTGGTGCTATTAAAAAAGGATGGCGTAGCAAAAGCGTTGATATTAATCTTAAATCCCAATTAGGAGGAGAAGGAAGGGCGGTTCTGACTTCTTCGAGTGCGACTAGGGTATCCTTTGAACAAGAGGATGGGGAATTATCCCTTTATACTCAGTATCTCGTTGAGGGCGTGGAAACGGGAGCGGCAGATAAAAATCAGGATAGAATGATTCATATTGCGGAATTACATGATTATGCTAAAAGCAAAGTACAAGCGGTTAAACCCAACGCTAAACCCGATATTCTCACGGATAGGGAAGGGTATGAAATCATTTTAGTCAATGCTCCTAGAAATCCTGAAGCTGATTATCGTCAATATGTAGAAGAATATAGTCAAGAGGGGGAACTGTCTGAATTAGCTTTAGATATATTGCGTCATAAACGGGAAATATTGGGGTTAAGTAATGAACAAGCGGAAAAAATTGAGCAAGAGGTTACTGAACCTTTCCGCAGACGCAAAGCTAACCTTAATAAGTATCGACAAGCTTTTCAAAGAGAAGTTAATAAACGGTATCCTTTTGATGAATCAACGCAAAATTTATTACAGGAATACCGACAAGATGTATTAGGATTACGGGATGAGGATATAGAGTCGATAGAAACAGAAATTCTCGCCCCAATAAAAGTCCGTTTAGAGGAAGAAGTACAAAGACAAAAACAAGCAGAATTAGAAAAACAACGACGAGAAGAAGAACAACAGAGACAAAAGCAAGTGGAATTAGAAAAACAACACCAGGAAGAAGAAATACAAAAACAAAGACAAGCAGAAGCAAAAAGACAAGCGAAATTAGAGAGGCAACGTCGGGAAGAAGAAGCACAAAGACAAGCGGAATTAGATAGACAGCGTCGGGAAGAAGAAGCACAAAGACAAGCGGAATTAGACAGACAACGTCGGGAAGAAGAAGCACAAAGACAAGCGGAATTAGACAGACAACGTCGGGAAGAAGAAATACAAAAACAAAGACAAGCAGAAGCAAAAAGACAAGCGAAATTAGAGAGGCAACGTCGGGAAGAAGAAGCACAAAGACAAGCGGAATTAGATAGACAGCGTCGGGAAGAAGAAGCACAAAGACAAGCGGAATTAGACAGACAACGTCGGGAAGAAGAAATACAAAAACAAAGACAAGCAGAAGCAAAAAGACAAGCGAAATTAGAGAGGCAACGTCGGGAAGAAGAAGCACAAAGACAAGCGGAATTAGACAGACAACGTCGGGAAGAAGAAATACAAAAACAAAGACAAGCAGAAGCAAAAAGACAAGCGAAATTAGAGAGACAACGTCGGGAAGAAGAAGCACAAAAAAGATTTAATTCAGAGAGACAACAAACAACTTCTCAAAGTTCAACGATTAGTCGACGAGGCATATTGAAAATAGCAGGATTAACTGTAATAGGTGGAGGAGGGGCGATAACTTTAGGGCAATTAGTTAAACCTAAACCAAGACTTAAAAATATTCCTAATGCTACAACAGAACTTAAATTACCTAATTCCAAGGTTGAATTTGAAACTGTAACTATAAATGCTAAAGGAGAGGAAATTAAACGAACTCGCCACCAAGCAAAATATTTCACTGAAAACTTAGGTAACGGTATCACCCTTGATATGATAGCCATTCCAGGAGGTACATTTATGATGGGTTCTCCTGAAGGGGAAAAAGGTGCTACACAAAGGGAAAGACCTCAACGTGAAGTTACAGTTAAACCGTTCTACATGGGGAAATTTACTATAACTCAGGCACAATGGAAAGCAGTGGCATCTCTACCCAAAGTAAAACGAGATTTAGACTTAGACCCTTCCAATTTTAAAGGAGATGAGCGACCCGTAGAAAGGGTTAGCTGGTTTGATGCAATAGAATTTTGTCAAAGATTATCCAGGGAAACGGGGCGAGATTATACACTCCCATCAGAGGCACAATGGGAATATGCTTGTCGTGCCGGAACTACGACACCCTTTTACTTTGGAGAAACTATAACAGGGGAGTTAGCTAATTACAATGCTACTTATACTTATGGGGATGAACCGAAAGGAGAATACAGACAACAAACAACCCCAGTAGGGCAATTTCCCCCTAATGCGTTTGGGTTATATGATATGCACGGGAATGTATGGGAATGGTGCTTGGATGATTGGCATGAAAATTATGAAGGTGCGCCCAATGATGGGAGTGCTTGGTTAAATGAGAATGATAATGATTCTCAATATAAAAAAGGAAGATCTGTACTGCGTGGCGGTTCAGTGACCTTCAGTCCTGATCTCTGCCGTTGTGCTTTCCGCCTCATCAACGACTCGCGCGACTTCCGTGACCTCAACAACGGTTTTCGAGTTGTGTGCGGGTTCGGGAGGACTTAA